The genomic DNA CAGACACCAAATTAATAAGGGAAGAAGCTTAGTATGTCTCAAGAGCAAAGCAGAGCACTCCACGGCACCTGAAAGTCCAAAGGCTGATCTTGTCATCGGCTTTTAAGTTGTTACCCTTGACGACATCGTTCCAGCCCCAGTTCAAAGCGTAATTCAAGGTTCCATGTCCAGTTTCCTTGTCCATCCGCCATAGCTTGAAACGCAAACCCCACTTTTCACATCTTTGGTTCACAAGAATCGTTCCAACAGCGATAGTCTCATCTATGGCTCGAGACTCCCCTGGCGTCAAGAATTCGTCTCTGATTAGCTGCTGGAATGGCATTAAGAGACGGCTCTGGGCTGATTTCACATCAGTCGGTGTTAGACACCTCTCAAAGATCAGCAAAGGGTTTGCGGCATCAGCTCTCATTCTTCTCATCACCTGAAAAATCCACTCAGGTGCCTCTGTATTTGGGAAAGAAACAACCTTTGCTTTCTTGAATTTACCACTCTTCTTCTGTTGCACGGCACGCCTCTTGCgacttgttgttgtcttctccTTTAGGCATGGTTCTTTACTAGGGTCGTGCGCCTCTGTCTTCTCAGACTTAGCCGTGACGTTGTAACCTAGGAGTAACGAAGGGTAATTATAACAAGGAAGGTTCAGGAACGATGAAGACGACCCATCCAAGTTTCGTCGTACCAATCTCTTCATGTTCTTCTCAAAGAGTCTCGTCGCCTCATCGCTCTCTCGGAGGTAGTCGTAATCTTCACAGACAATCTTAGATTTCCCCTTCTTTGCACGAAGTAGCTCCGCATctaaaaaactagggttttgtgtgtttttcgtCTCGTGATCATGgagggatgaagaagaaggagagataaTAGAAGTCCCatcattagggttttgttgtgtGTATCTTGTATTCAGCAAAGACGATCTTTTCTTCCTCgggaaaagatagaagaaactCTTCTCGCTATCGTCTTCTTCTccacgacgacgaagaagacgaagacgttGTTCTTCTTCCTGAACCATAACGGCAGTAGCCGCAAGTAAAAACAAATTCGACCACATATCCTTACCTGAATCCGTGACCGTGAGATGATTCATACTCATGGTGATCAAATTTGAAAGAATCTCAAAAAAGTTGTGAGAGTGAAAGACTTGTGTGATCGGGAAGAAAGGAAATTGTTATTGAGAGGAGAGAAACTAGCGAAACTGCAGAGAACAAGTGCCGTCTCTTGCCTTATATACTTACTTATCATGAGGGTTAGGgtattttgtctttgttttttccatTCTTGTGTTTGAGTTTAGTGGGTTAATTATTGTGATTAGTAACTAATTATAGCCGTTGTGGTCAAGTTAACATTAAGGGGTAATGCTTTAATTACGATTTAGTCCCTatttggtatttatttttttcccgaGTATGAGAAGAGTAAGTGTAGTGTATTTAATTTAGGAAATTTCTCTGCAGCTTcgttttttgttctattttttttttttttttgtgtgtatttaATTCTATTATTAAAAGTCTTTTGGAATTTAAGTTCGACTTCATACAATAACATACAACTTCTCAGTATTTTACTCCTGAACTAGCCTGATCGCGCTTGGAGCGCCTTGCAATTGAAAAGCAGGTTTGTCTAACGTTATCTCACTTTTTACGTCATGTGAAATTTTTAACTGAATGAGCTATCTTTTGAATCTGTGAAGGCATTTGATTTGTTGATGCTATTGCTGAGTTGGATACTGATTATACGATtcaaggaaaaagaagaagaagaagaagaagaaaggaagtgAGAAGAGTGAAACAGGGGCAAATGCTCAGGTGGTACAAGTGGATGAGTCAACAAAAAAAGGAGTGAAGACTCTGATTAGACCAGAGGGTTTGCTGTTACGGAGTCTACTCTTCATCTATATATTGAGATTTATGCTGGCTGATGATTGATGGTATCGTGAAGAAGACGCTATGAGTATGACTACTCTAAACATTTAACAATGGTGGGGCCTGTGCGTCGTGAGCTCTGGTCCGATGAACGTGACGATGAGGTGTTTGTTGAGGTTTCCAAGTTTCATTAGGTCGATTGCAACATTGGAGTTGATTTTGCTTCGTTTCAATCCGATCGTAAGCTGGACTTTCATGCCTACCAGGTGTTCGACAAAATTGCTTCTGGGAGACAGAAGGAAGCAACAACGTAAGCAGAGAAATCGCCTTTAAGGCATGGCCACTTAAGTTCGAAACAATGTCACAACTCCAGgattcttgttctgtttctcaCGTTGGAAGGATCCAATTGGACAAAGGAACAGCTTTTTTAAGTATGAGACGGAGTGGCTGCGATTATAGGACAATCAATCACTATCTGAAACTCTGCAACTCATCATTGAGTTCTTTCCCTGTCAGTTTCCTTACAAGTTCTTGAACAGAGGAATACTAACAAGAATCACCTCATGAATATCCAAGAGTGCTTCAGGTGCTGCACTTCAGGTGTGTTCTGTTCTTGTTGACATCTAATCTTTACGTTTTGTAATAAGAAATTTGCATTGTACTTTGATGAGCTATATCACTAAAATGCTATTTGGCCTCTGATTTCAGGCTGGTGTTCTATCTGGAGATGTGAGTGACAACGTTCTCCTTGGTTTGGAAACTCTTGGTGGTGTCATGACCAAGATCATTCCAAGAAACACCACACTTCCAACTTCTAAATCAGAAGTCTTCTCAACTGCTGCAGATGGACAGACAAGTGTTGAGATTAATGTGTTACAGGGTGAGAGAGAGTTCGTAAGAGATAACAAGTCTATTGGTAGCTTCCGTCTTGATGGTATCCCGCCTGCACCACGTGGAGTTCCACAAATCGAGGTCAAATTTGATATTGATGCCAATGGAATTCTATCTGTCAGCGCCTCCGACAAAGGCACAGGAAAGAAGCAGGACATCACCAATTCACCATTACTGGTGCTACTACCTTGTCAAAGGATGAGGTGtgtataattataaaagttgCTTTCACTTTTTTTGGATTTGTACTGTTTTTTCTTATTCATGTTTTAATGATTCATATTGGTTCTGGGGTGAATGTTGCAGGTAGACAAAATGGTGCAAGAAGCAGAGAGGTTTGCATAGGATAATTTGATTTGTGGGCAGCAAATGAATGGTAAGAGtcaaatttttccttttaaaacacATAAGTGAAGCAATATTCTGGAGCACAAATTGTCCACAGAAGCAGTGTTGTTACAAAACatgtacaaaataaatcaaacctCTCTCAGTCTTTCACAGAGTAGTTTAGACGTTCCTCTGCAATATACAGTATCATGCAGGCGCAGGTTTAGATACCTACATTGTTAAATTGTACAACAAACACAAgaccaaataatatatatacacagacGGTTATGGTGTTATGCAGCTCTGCACACATCAGAGGCGGAGTCCGTGGTTCTTAGGACTTTGAGGAACGCTATTTGCTCTGCCCCAGTACCTGCGCTCTTCATTGCATCCACACCTACCATTACCACCACCTGAGTTATGCGCGTTTGTGTATAACTGGTTAAAACCATGACCCGGTGAGTCCCCCCAGCCTGTGCCTCTAGGGAAGTCTAAAGGTGCTGGTGGTCGCTGCCTGTTAAGAGGCTGCAGGTATGCATTATGGTGGTGGTTTTGTGTCTGCATCTGCTGTGAGATGTTGGGACTGCTATGAACTCTATGCATTGGGTAAAGCCTGCTCAACTGGTAGCTGTTGTTCTGAAAACTCGTATCAGGCGGATCTTGACCGTATCCATCAGGTGATGACTCTGATCTGGGAGAGGAGGAACTAGAGACGGTGAAGGAAGGTCGCGTTTTGATGGGAGAACGAAGAGAAGAAGCACTCTTGGGTGTGCGAAGAATACCGTTGACAGCTTCAATGTAACGTTGCTCAATGGTCTGTGACTCGATGGTGCCTAACTGATTCTCAAGAACAACCGGGTTTGCAGGAAACAAGAAGGTTCTGAGTTTAGGGGTTTCGTGACGGTTATATTCCTCTATCATGTGTTTGACATCTTCATCAGACTTAACAGAGACTAATGCATCAAGATCTTCAGGAATGATCTGGTACTTGAGGACTACATCGTTCTCTGTGATTGCCGTAAGTCTCTTCATGAGTTCTGTGTGGCATtggaaaaaccaaaaagattggatctttattttgagagattaagggagaagaagaagaatgagtttgtttgttgttaagaAGATTTTACCGGAGAAGGAGATGTCAGGAGATACAGCAATGACGCGAGTCTCGCCGCCGACGTATTTGAGAATGCCGTCGCATGGTCTAGGGAGGATTTTGCCGCCAAAACTGCACATGAACTTCACCTTACTCTTCGCCGATCTCTCCTCCGCCATCaatatctctcttcttttcttgctcTTGTTGTATGGAGGGGACAGaggatatatatagtttgatgAAACTACGAATTAAACAAACCCTCCCTAAATTgcagatttgtttttcttttaggttttgTAAAACTAAATCAAAAGTATAAATGATGATGGGAAGAAAAAGATAATCGAATGCAAATTGAAAccccaataataataataattaagaaattgaTGCTCTTATAATCTCTTCCTTCTTCGTATTATTTAGATTAATGATTTTGGAGATGTTTGAGATAATATATGATAGATtttgatgaagaaggaagaagaaagaagagaagtaaaagaGGTTTGATCAAATTGAATATTCGGGAATTATTCCTGAGTTCTTTgccaaatccaaaaaaaaaaaagaaaaatgaagaggaAAAGTATGTTTTGAAAAGAATGCAAGAAAACAGGAGCAGAAGAATCCACGCCGCAGGATATTTTGAGATTGTTAGATTTTTTAGCTatttctggaattttttttactaaggAAGCCATTTGGTATAACATCTTCAATGTCTTTTTCAGTTCATAAGTAGAGCTTATCATATCATTTTAATTTGACAggtattttgtttatttaccaatttttttttgaaacaatgGAACATATTGAAATcaccaaaacacataaaatctgaaaggtttttttttgcgTTGTAACTCTTGGGGCTTCGTTTTTGCACAAGGTGAACATACAAACATATGGACCAATATGCactatatagtaaacaaaaaaaaccttcatTAGCTTCTTATAGCAAAAGATAAAAACCTAGCTATGTTGTTGTTTCCCACTTTTTTTGCCTTTCTTCTGTTTCTGCTTCAACTGCGTCAAACCTGCTGCTGTGATCTTCACATTCCCGACAAGAGCTGCCATCAGCTCTGGATCCGTACACGCCTTCATCAGCTCTTTCTCCCTTACTGATGCATCCGACATGTGTGTAAACAGATTCATTGCAGTTTTTGCAGCTGcgcaaaacacaacaaaaacaacatcaatAGAATCCAAAAGCTTCACACTTACAATGACAACTTGAGCATATTAGTTATTGTTATTTGGAAGAGAATGGGAGTGTTATTACCTTTTCCTTTCTTCATGCTGCCTGGAATCGCTTTGACTCTGTATTTATATGACTGAAGAGCATTGTAGGGGCCGCAAACCGGGACAGCATATAAGAGAATGTCGGTTGGCAACGGGTTACCAGTTAGGTAATCGACATCAATcagtttttctttctcttcatcccCAACCTCATGGATATCCTCTTCTTCCATAACCACTTTGTCCATGTCTGAAGTTTCTTTCCCATGACAGTCTCTTGCAAGATGTCCGACCTTCTTACACCTATAACATATTTTCACAGCATCATCCGTCTCTGCACAAAAACCAGACAACCATCAAGATCATATATGGTGCCACTCTAATCAATGCGTAGGAGAAGAAATAGTGTCAGACAAGTGAAAAGATCGAAAAGTTTACCTTCAGAAGGTTTCTTCTCTTCGGTTACAGCGATCTTTGCATNAGTTAGGTAATCGACATCTATcagtttttctttctcttcatcccCAACCTCATGGATATCCTCTTCTTCCATAACCACTTTGTCCATGTCTGAAGTTTCTTTCCCATGACAGTCTCTTGCAAGATGTCCGACCTTCTTACACCTATAACATATTTTCACAGCATCATCCGTCTCTGCATAAAAACCAGACAACCATCAAGATCATATTGTGCCACTTCAAACAAAGCGTAGGAGAAGAAACAGCTGAAAATATCGAAAAGTTTACCTTCAGAAGGTTTCTTCTCTTCGGTTACAGCTACCTTTGCATTCTGTGATTCGGCATCATTCTTCAGTGGCTTTCCAGAAGACTGAATAGGAAAGGCAAATCAATATACCCATATAACAGTCATAAAGTACTGCTAAAATAAGAACTGATGGTCTATGACCATATAAATAGAAAATCTTATTTGGAAAGTACTTACTGCCAACAATGCCAT from Camelina sativa cultivar DH55 chromosome 2, Cs, whole genome shotgun sequence includes the following:
- the LOC104724468 gene encoding uncharacterized protein LOC104724468 translates to MAEERSAKSKVKFMCSFGGKILPRPCDGILKYVGGETRVIAVSPDISFSELMKRLTAITENDVVLKYQIIPEDLDALVSVKSDEDVKHMIEEYNRHETPKLRTFLFPANPVVLENQLGTIESQTIEQRYIEAVNGILRTPKSASSLRSPIKTRPSFTVSSSSSPRSESSPDGYGQDPPDTSFQNNSYQLSRLYPMHRVHSSPNISQQMQTQNHHHNAYLQPLNRQRPPAPLDFPRGTGWGDSPGHGFNQLYTNAHNSGGGNGRCGCNEERRYWGRANSVPQSPKNHGLRL
- the LOC104724476 gene encoding stromal 70 kDa heat shock-related protein, chloroplastic-like; translated protein: MVGPVRRELWSDERDDEVFVEAGVLSGDVSDNVLLGLETLGGVMTKIIPRNTTLPTSKSEVFSTAADGQTSVEINVLQGEREFVRDNKSIGSFRLDGIPPAPRGVPQIEVKFDIDANGILSVSASDKGTGKKQDITNSPLLVLLPCQRMR
- the LOC104751921 gene encoding putative B3 domain-containing protein At5g35780, producing the protein MSMNHLTVTDSGKDMWSNLFLLAATAVMVQEEEQRLRLLRRRGEEDDSEKSFFYLFPRKKRSSLLNTRYTQQNPNDGTSIISPSSSSLHDHETKNTQNPSFLDAELLRAKKGKSKIVCEDYDYLRESDEATRLFEKNMKRLVRRNLDGSSSSFLNLPCYNYPSLLLGYNVTAKSEKTEAHDPSKEPCLKEKTTTSRKRRAVQQKKSGKFKKAKVVSFPNTEAPEWIFQVMRRMRADAANPLLIFERCLTPTDVKSAQSRLLMPFQQLIRDEFLTPGESRAIDETIAVGTILVNQRCEKWGLRFKLWRMDKETGHGTLNYALNWGWNDVVKGNNLKADDKISLWTFRCRGVLCFALETY